Proteins from a single region of Catenulispora acidiphila DSM 44928:
- a CDS encoding SigE family RNA polymerase sigma factor, translating to MRPEDEDEFRRFTAARWPGLVRTAYLLTGDLGHAEDLAQTTLIKAYRSWHRVCRVEDVDAYVRKILINANRSRFRSKRPLEYSVAAVPEYPAWPPDDGSGVEERTVLFAALATLPPRQRAIVVLRYWEDLAEGEVAALVGCSVGTVKSQASRALAKLRKDARLAGLSAFQEPAAAMKGAQT from the coding sequence ATGCGTCCCGAGGACGAAGACGAGTTCCGCCGCTTCACGGCCGCGCGCTGGCCGGGGCTGGTGCGGACGGCGTATCTGTTGACGGGGGACCTCGGTCACGCTGAGGACTTGGCGCAGACCACGCTGATCAAGGCGTATCGCTCGTGGCATCGCGTGTGCCGGGTCGAGGATGTCGACGCCTACGTCCGCAAGATCCTGATCAACGCCAACCGCAGCCGGTTCCGCTCGAAGCGGCCGCTGGAGTACAGCGTCGCCGCCGTGCCCGAGTACCCTGCCTGGCCGCCGGACGACGGTTCCGGCGTCGAGGAACGGACCGTGTTGTTCGCCGCGCTCGCCACGCTGCCGCCGAGACAGCGCGCGATCGTGGTGCTGCGGTACTGGGAGGACTTGGCGGAAGGCGAGGTCGCCGCCCTGGTCGGGTGCTCTGTAGGGACGGTCAAGAGCCAGGCCTCGCGAGCGTTGGCGAAGTTGCGGAAGGACGCGCGCCTCGCGGGGCTCTCCGCGTTTCAGGAGCCCGCGGCGGCGATGAAGGGAGCACAGACATGA
- a CDS encoding DsbA family protein: protein MTDEAWENGLREVMTGAAGSTRVAPPPTDAILRGGRSSLRLRNGLTGSGVLGMVAAAVIVGTSFGGGATVGSVQQAGTTSTSAQPPQAQDAAVTLGPASAKTKVVVYEDYRCPPCRDVEAGTSAYLTEEADSGKIQVEYRAVNLIDRNGQTSGSGSTAAGNAVQCAADRGDFSAYRSAVYAHQPQENLDAFTSSALLITIARTIPGLDTAAFEKCVDDQPYAAAISSNYTRAFTTAHCTGVPCISVDGQQWTGSIPEGADVGKIINAWLAQKISAA, encoded by the coding sequence ATGACGGACGAGGCGTGGGAGAACGGCCTGCGTGAGGTCATGACCGGTGCCGCGGGCTCGACGCGGGTCGCGCCGCCGCCGACCGACGCGATCCTGCGGGGCGGTCGGTCCTCGCTCCGGCTGCGCAACGGATTGACCGGATCAGGGGTGCTCGGGATGGTCGCCGCCGCGGTGATCGTGGGGACGTCCTTCGGCGGCGGTGCGACTGTCGGTTCCGTCCAGCAGGCCGGCACGACGTCCACCTCGGCGCAGCCGCCGCAGGCGCAGGACGCGGCGGTCACCCTCGGGCCGGCGTCGGCGAAGACGAAGGTGGTCGTCTACGAGGACTACCGCTGCCCGCCGTGCCGGGACGTCGAGGCCGGGACCAGCGCTTACCTGACCGAGGAGGCTGATTCCGGCAAGATCCAGGTCGAATACCGCGCGGTCAACCTCATTGATAGGAACGGACAGACGTCGGGTAGCGGGTCCACAGCGGCAGGCAACGCAGTGCAATGCGCCGCCGACCGCGGCGACTTCTCCGCCTACCGGAGCGCGGTCTACGCCCACCAGCCTCAAGAAAACCTAGACGCCTTCACGTCATCGGCGCTGCTGATCACGATTGCCAGGACGATCCCGGGGCTGGACACTGCGGCGTTCGAGAAGTGTGTGGACGATCAGCCGTACGCGGCGGCGATAAGCAGCAACTACACCAGAGCCTTCACCACGGCGCACTGCACCGGCGTGCCGTGTATCAGCGTCGACGGTCAGCAGTGGACGGGCAGTATCCCGGAGGGTGCCGACGTGGGAAAGATCATCAATGCCTGGCTCGCGCAAAAGATCTCGGCCGCCTAG
- a CDS encoding class I SAM-dependent methyltransferase, with protein sequence MTTDPKAIIESGYDAVAEEYLSTFGEGVPDDPRVRFIGALGEHLADGARVLELGCGAGIPATALLAQRFDVLGVDISAGQLALAAQRVPTAEFRKADMTSLDLPAGSFDAVTAFYSFNHIPRAEQQPLLTAIARWLRPGGLLLASFGRGGSADDVELWLGGVPMFFASHDPATNTRHLADAGFTPLVDELVSMETGRGSETWQWVLARSGERRR encoded by the coding sequence ATGACGACCGATCCGAAGGCGATCATCGAGTCCGGATACGACGCCGTGGCCGAGGAGTACCTGTCCACGTTCGGCGAAGGCGTCCCCGACGACCCCCGCGTCCGCTTCATCGGCGCGTTGGGCGAACACCTCGCCGACGGCGCGCGCGTCCTCGAGCTCGGCTGCGGCGCCGGCATCCCCGCCACGGCCTTGCTGGCGCAGCGTTTCGACGTGCTCGGCGTCGACATCTCGGCGGGCCAGCTGGCGCTCGCCGCGCAGCGCGTGCCGACGGCCGAGTTCCGCAAGGCGGACATGACGAGCCTGGACCTGCCGGCGGGCTCTTTCGACGCGGTCACAGCCTTCTACAGCTTCAACCACATCCCCCGCGCCGAGCAGCAGCCGCTCCTGACCGCGATCGCCCGCTGGCTGCGCCCCGGCGGCCTGCTGCTGGCGTCGTTCGGCCGCGGCGGCTCCGCCGACGACGTCGAGCTCTGGCTCGGCGGCGTCCCCATGTTCTTCGCCAGCCACGACCCCGCCACCAACACCCGCCACCTCGCCGACGCCGGTTTCACACCGCTCGTCGACGAATTGGTGAGCATGGAGACGGGCAGGGGGAGCGAGACGTGGCAGTGGGTGCTGGCGCGCTCTGGGGAGCGGCGGCGCTGA
- a CDS encoding cell wall-binding repeat-containing protein has translation MKGSDRADTALKVARDGMGSPQHVVVATGAGFADALAAGPYAPSSDAARSG, from the coding sequence GTGAAGGGATCCGACCGCGCGGACACCGCGCTGAAGGTCGCCCGAGACGGCATGGGCTCGCCTCAGCACGTGGTCGTGGCCACTGGGGCGGGGTTCGCCGACGCCCTGGCGGCAGGTCCCTACGCGCCCAGTTCTGATGCCGCGCGTTCGGGCTGA
- a CDS encoding FhaA domain-containing protein, producing MGVLQRFERRIEGLVNGAFAKAFKSEVQPVEIASALQRECDDRAAIVSQGRTMVPNDFTVELGGVDYERLATYAGPLGAELAELVREYGAEQRYMFVGPVEVKFARAADLDTGMFRIQSQALAGVVPVSSMQGEPQGYDPYGQPPPYQGGPQGGPQGPGGPQGPGGPQGPGGLQPVPPPNPVPQPAPWGSPPPPQGQGGPQPGWGAPPPGQGGYDQGGYDPYGQPPPQQPGWGPPGQQQQQQQYAPPPQSQTQCWVEINGARHMLTKPVTTMGRGTDVDLRVDDPSVSRRHAEIRIGTPSYVSDLGSTNGIVVDNQHVTQAPLRDGSVIHLGTTTIIFRQQG from the coding sequence GTGGGAGTCCTACAGCGGTTCGAGCGACGCATCGAAGGGTTGGTCAACGGCGCCTTCGCCAAGGCATTCAAGTCCGAGGTCCAGCCGGTGGAGATCGCCTCCGCGCTGCAGCGCGAGTGCGACGACCGGGCGGCCATAGTCAGCCAGGGACGGACCATGGTGCCCAACGACTTCACGGTCGAGTTGGGCGGCGTGGACTACGAGCGGCTGGCGACCTACGCCGGTCCCCTGGGCGCTGAACTCGCCGAACTCGTCCGTGAGTACGGTGCGGAACAGCGCTATATGTTCGTCGGACCGGTCGAGGTGAAGTTCGCGCGTGCGGCCGATCTCGACACGGGGATGTTCCGGATCCAAAGTCAGGCGTTGGCAGGAGTGGTGCCCGTGTCCTCGATGCAAGGCGAGCCCCAGGGCTACGACCCCTACGGCCAGCCTCCCCCCTACCAGGGCGGCCCACAGGGCGGTCCGCAGGGCCCGGGTGGACCCCAGGGCCCAGGCGGTCCCCAGGGCCCCGGCGGCCTGCAGCCCGTGCCGCCGCCGAACCCCGTGCCGCAGCCCGCGCCGTGGGGATCCCCGCCGCCCCCGCAGGGGCAGGGCGGTCCCCAGCCCGGCTGGGGCGCGCCGCCTCCCGGCCAGGGCGGCTACGACCAGGGCGGGTACGACCCGTACGGCCAGCCGCCGCCGCAGCAGCCCGGCTGGGGTCCCCCCGGCCAGCAGCAGCAACAGCAGCAGTACGCGCCGCCGCCGCAGTCCCAGACCCAATGCTGGGTGGAGATCAACGGCGCGCGGCACATGCTGACCAAGCCGGTCACCACCATGGGCCGCGGTACCGACGTCGACCTGCGGGTCGACGACCCGTCGGTGTCGCGCCGGCACGCCGAGATCCGGATCGGGACTCCGTCCTACGTCTCGGACCTGGGCTCCACCAACGGCATCGTGGTCGACAACCAGCACGTCACGCAGGCTCCCCTGCGCGACGGCTCGGTGATCCACCTGGGCACGACGACCATCATCTTCCGGCAGCAGGGCTAA